The following DNA comes from Picosynechococcus sp. PCC 7003.
AACAGGGATTCCTCGTTGACTTGGATCCCCGACCCGGTAGTCGTATTACCACCGACCAAGATGGCGATCGCCTCGTTTTTACCCTGCGGGATCTGCAATTGCCCCGGAGCCTAGAAAATCAGACTTTAGATATTAATCGCTACAAAGTCCGCCAAATCAAATTTGAGCAGCCCAGCCGTACCGAGGCACGTATTACCTTAAATTTAGAACCCGGTAGCCCCCGGTGGCGCGCATTGTATACCACCTACGGCGATGGTGGTTTGGTGCTGCTTCCGGACGGAGGCACCAGTGGCTTAGGGGGACGAGAAACTGGGGCGATCGCCGTACCCACTCAACAGTCAGTCGCCACAGCCCAACCCCAACAAACCATCGTTGAAGCCCTAGAACTCGCCCGCAATAGTACCCAGTTAGTGATTCGTGGGAGCGATCGCCTCCAGGCCAATGGCGGCTGGAATCGGAACGAAGGCCTCTACCAAATCCGAATCAACAACGCCCAACTCGCCCAACCTGTTCGCGGCCCCCAGTGGGGGGGGGATAGCCCCATCTCCCGCATTGCTATCCGCCAGGAAACGGCCAATACCGTGCTCGTCCAGATTGAACCCGCCGAGGGGGTACAAATTGGCAGCCTCAGTCAACCCAGCGCCCAGTTTCTTGCCCTAGACCTCAATCGCCCCCAGACGGCGAGTCCCCTGTTTGTGCCACAAGCACCGGCAGCCCCTCCCCCCCAAACCCAAGCCGTGTTGCCGAATTTTCGTCCGCCTCGGAGCAATATTATGGTCATGATTGACCCCGGCCATGGCGGTCGCGATCCGGGTGCTGTGGGGATTGGCGGTTTACAGGAAAAAAATGTGATTCTCCCCATCTCCCAGGAAGTGGCCCGAATTTTACAGCAAAGTGGCATTACCGCCCGAATGACCCGGGATACGGACTATTTTGTCAGCCTAGAAGGACGTACCCAACTGGCGAATAATGCCAATGCTGATTTATTCGTAAGTATCCATGCCAATGCCATCAGCATGAGTCGCCCCGATGTGAACGGTTTTGAAGTGTACTATCACCAAAGCGGTCGAGCCTTAGCGGAAAGTATCCACCGGAATGTAATGGGACGGCTTCAGATGCGAGACCGGGGGGTGAGAACGGCGCGTTTTTATGTATTACGGAATACGTCAATGCCTTCAGCGCTTGTCGAAACGGGATTTGTCACAGGCCGAGAAGATGCACCCCGCTTGAATGACCCTGCTTTTCGGAGTCAAATGGCCCAGGCGATCGCCGCTGGCATCCTGGAATATATCCAAAACAACGTACGCTAGCCTAGGGGGTTGCCGAAAAATCAGTAATTCGCCATAGAAATAGGCGCAAATACCTTAAAACTGCGCTAATCTTTGTTTAATTTATTTGGTGTGAACGAGAATCTATGGGCAACCAACAGCAACACCCCATTGGCATTTTTGACAGTGGCTTAGGGGGCATTACCGTCCTTCGAGCCCTTTACCGACAACTCCCCCAAGAGTCAATTATCTATTTCGCAGATACGGCCCGTTTACCTTATGGTGATCGTTCGCCCGAAGAGTTAATCCAATATGTGCGCGAGATTTTGACTTGGATGGAAGCCCAAGGGGTGAAGATGGTGGTGATGGCCTGTAATACCAGTTCGGCGATCGCCTTGGATGTGATCCGCTCAGAATTCAAAACCCCCGTTTTAGGGCTGATTCTCCCTGGAGCGAGGGGCGCGGT
Coding sequences within:
- a CDS encoding N-acetylmuramoyl-L-alanine amidase, coding for MRFFWFFLTLLALSTWQLPAWAGQLVFWEFNTQRRQLQFRTNERVQPEAQLIPDPSRLVIDLPGTVLGSSTVNRSYGGKITSVRLGQFAPDVTRLVVELAPGYTLDPEAIRFEGRSPTDWVVNLPEPELIPVAPVAPSTPEIFNNSATPRSSSNPAPEEAFFNNLVRVTQQGFLVDLDPRPGSRITTDQDGDRLVFTLRDLQLPRSLENQTLDINRYKVRQIKFEQPSRTEARITLNLEPGSPRWRALYTTYGDGGLVLLPDGGTSGLGGRETGAIAVPTQQSVATAQPQQTIVEALELARNSTQLVIRGSDRLQANGGWNRNEGLYQIRINNAQLAQPVRGPQWGGDSPISRIAIRQETANTVLVQIEPAEGVQIGSLSQPSAQFLALDLNRPQTASPLFVPQAPAAPPPQTQAVLPNFRPPRSNIMVMIDPGHGGRDPGAVGIGGLQEKNVILPISQEVARILQQSGITARMTRDTDYFVSLEGRTQLANNANADLFVSIHANAISMSRPDVNGFEVYYHQSGRALAESIHRNVMGRLQMRDRGVRTARFYVLRNTSMPSALVETGFVTGREDAPRLNDPAFRSQMAQAIAAGILEYIQNNVR